One window from the genome of Cricetulus griseus strain 17A/GY chromosome 2, alternate assembly CriGri-PICRH-1.0, whole genome shotgun sequence encodes:
- the Zbtb14 gene encoding zinc finger and BTB domain-containing protein 14 produces the protein MEFFISMSETIKYNDDDHKTLFLKTLNEQRLEGEFCDIAIVVEDVKFRAHRCVLAACSTYFKKLFKKLEVDSSSVIEIDFLRSDIFEEVLNYMYTAKISVKKEDVNLMMSSGQILGIRFLDKLCSQKRDVSSPDESNGQSKSKYCLKLNRPMGDAADAQDDDVEEIGDQDDSPSDDTVEGTPPSQEDGKSPTTTLRVQEAILKELGSEEVRKVNCYGQEVESMETPESKDLGSQTPQALTFNDGMGEVKDEQTPGWTTAASDMKFEYLLYGHHREQIACQACGKTFSDEGRLRKHEKLHTADRPFVCEMCTKGFTTQAHLKEHLKIHTGYKPYSCEVCGKSFIRAPDLKKHERVHSNERPFACHMCDKAFKHKSHLKDHERRHRGEKPFVCGSCTKAFAKASDLKRHENNMHNDRKQVTPSAIQSETEQLQAAAMAAEAEQQLETIACS, from the exons ATG GAGTTTTTCATCAGTATGTCTGAAACCATAAAATATAATGACGATGATCATAAAACACTGTTTCTGAAAACGCTGAACGAACAGCGCCTGGAAGGAGAATTTTGTGACATCGCGATCGTGGTTGAAGATGTGAAGTTCAGAGCCCACCGGTGTGTCCTCGCGGCCTGCAGCACATACTTCAAGAAGCTCTTCAAGAAGCTGGAGGTGGACAGCTCTTCCGTCATAGAGATCGACTTCCTCCGCTCCGACATATTCGAGGAGGTCCTGAACTACATGTACACAGCCAAGATCTCCGTGAAAAAGGAGGACGTCAACCTGATGATGTCGTCAGGTCAGATTCTGGGTATCCGCTTTTTGGATAAACTCTGTTCTCAGAAGCGTGACGTGTCTAGTCCCGACGAAAGTAACGGCCAGTCGAAGAGTAAGTACTGCCTCAAATTAAATCGCCCCATGGGGGATGCCGCTGACGCTCAGGATGATGACGTGGAAGAGATTGGGGACCAGGATGACAGCCCTTCAGACGACACGGTAGAAGGCACTCCCCCGAGTCAGGAGGACGGCAAGTCTCCCACAACCACCCTCAGGGTTCAGGAAGCGATTTTGAAAGAGCTGGGGAGCGAGGAAGTCCGGAAAGTGAACTGCTACGGCCAGGAAGTGGAATCCATGGAGACTCCCGAATCCAAAGATTTGGGGTCTCAGACCCCTCAAGCCTTAACATTTAACGATGGGATGGGTGAAGTGAAGGATGAGCAGACTCCTGGCTGGACAACGGCTGCCAGTGACATGAAGTTTGAGTATCTGCTTTACGGTCACCACCGGGAGCAGATCGCCTGCCAGGCGTGTGGTAAGACGTTTTCTGACGAAGGCAGACTGAGGAAGCATGAGAAGCTGCACACGGCAGACAGGCCGTTTGTCTGTGAGATGTGTACGAAGGGTTTCACCACCCAGGCGCACCTGAAGGAACACCTGAAAATCCACACAGGGTATAAGCCCTACAGCTGTGAGGTGTGCGGGAAGTCGTTTATCCGCGCCCCGGACCTGAAGAAGCACGAGCGGGTTCACAGCAACGAGAGACCGTTTGCGTGTCACATGTGTGACAAAGCCTTCAAACACAAGTCTCACCTCAAGGACCACGAGAGGAGACACAGAGGGGAGAAGCCTTTCGTGTGCGGCTCCTGCACCAAGGCGTTTGCCAAGGCCTCGGATCTGAAGCGGCACGAGAACAATATGCACAATGACAGGAAGCAGGTCACCCCCAGTGCCATCCAGAGTGAGACGGAACAGTTGCAGGCTGCGGCTATGGCTGCCGAGGCCGAGCAGCAGCTGGAGACCATCGCCTGTAGCTAG